One Rosa chinensis cultivar Old Blush chromosome 3, RchiOBHm-V2, whole genome shotgun sequence DNA window includes the following coding sequences:
- the LOC121052053 gene encoding uncharacterized protein LOC121052053 isoform X2, with the protein MKNPVQTICCNNGCRGAQSTKVINSHLHVWAFPHKAAGKYPYFPGQEPTLPRDIDLLLQVCRENNNHGSRRMLFTSICDDVKEKEPDPSIYLIVAKVNNLHFFSFRLSTLPPSMEMES; encoded by the exons ATGAAAAACCCAGTCCAGACTATCTGCTGCAACAATGGCTGTAGGGGAGCCCAGAGCACCAAAGTAATAAATTCACATCTCCATGTTTGGGCTTTTCCTCATAAG gCTGCTGGTAAATATCCTTACTTTCCTGGCCAAGAACCCACTTTGCCTAGGGATATCGATTTGTTGCTTCAG GTTTGTAGAGAAAACAACAACCATGGGTCTAGAAGAATGCTATTCACATCAATAT GTGATGATGTGAAGGAAAAAGAGCCGGACCCTTCAATTTATCTAATAGTTGCCAAGGTAAACAatctacattttttttctttcaggctTTCTACTTTGCCTCCTTCGATGGAGATGGAATCATAA
- the LOC121052053 gene encoding uncharacterized protein LOC121052053 isoform X1, giving the protein MKNPVQTICCNNGCRGAQSTKVINSHLHVWAFPHKAAGKYPYFPGQEPTLPRDIDLLLQQVCRENNNHGSRRMLFTSICDDVKEKEPDPSIYLIVAKVNNLHFFSFRLSTLPPSMEMES; this is encoded by the exons ATGAAAAACCCAGTCCAGACTATCTGCTGCAACAATGGCTGTAGGGGAGCCCAGAGCACCAAAGTAATAAATTCACATCTCCATGTTTGGGCTTTTCCTCATAAG gCTGCTGGTAAATATCCTTACTTTCCTGGCCAAGAACCCACTTTGCCTAGGGATATCGATTTGTTGCTTCAG CAGGTTTGTAGAGAAAACAACAACCATGGGTCTAGAAGAATGCTATTCACATCAATAT GTGATGATGTGAAGGAAAAAGAGCCGGACCCTTCAATTTATCTAATAGTTGCCAAGGTAAACAatctacattttttttctttcaggctTTCTACTTTGCCTCCTTCGATGGAGATGGAATCATAA
- the LOC121052053 gene encoding uncharacterized protein LOC121052053 isoform X4 — MKNPVQTICCNNGCRGAQSTKVINSHLHVWAFPHKAAGKYPYFPGQEPTLPRDIDLLLQVCRENNNHGSRRMLFTSICS; from the exons ATGAAAAACCCAGTCCAGACTATCTGCTGCAACAATGGCTGTAGGGGAGCCCAGAGCACCAAAGTAATAAATTCACATCTCCATGTTTGGGCTTTTCCTCATAAG gCTGCTGGTAAATATCCTTACTTTCCTGGCCAAGAACCCACTTTGCCTAGGGATATCGATTTGTTGCTTCAG GTTTGTAGAGAAAACAACAACCATGGGTCTAGAAGAATGCTATTCACATCAATAT GTTCTTAG
- the LOC121052053 gene encoding uncharacterized protein LOC121052053 isoform X3, producing the protein MKNPVQTICCNNGCRGAQSTKVINSHLHVWAFPHKAAGKYPYFPGQEPTLPRDIDLLLQQVCRENNNHGSRRMLFTSICS; encoded by the exons ATGAAAAACCCAGTCCAGACTATCTGCTGCAACAATGGCTGTAGGGGAGCCCAGAGCACCAAAGTAATAAATTCACATCTCCATGTTTGGGCTTTTCCTCATAAG gCTGCTGGTAAATATCCTTACTTTCCTGGCCAAGAACCCACTTTGCCTAGGGATATCGATTTGTTGCTTCAG CAGGTTTGTAGAGAAAACAACAACCATGGGTCTAGAAGAATGCTATTCACATCAATAT GTTCTTAG